The Peromyscus eremicus chromosome 16_21, PerEre_H2_v1, whole genome shotgun sequence genome includes the window GTGTCTATTTAGTGAATACCTGTCTTCAAAGCACAGTAAGTAAAACTCCAAACAAGGCTGTTACACAGGCCTTCAGGGAGCATAGTGAAATAAAGTCTGTTTGCTGGTGTAGGTTAAGTCCCCGCCCACAGACACATTCCCACCCATTGCTTAGCACACCCTTTCTTCCCGGATAAAGGAAAACTCAAGGCCTGGTTTTGTTCAAATTATGAACAAACTTCCAGATCTGTAGGGGTTTGGATTAATGAGGTTTTACTGTATTGCCTCCTCTGGTTCCTCAGTGTGAAGTTCCTGCCTGGGTGGAGGGTGCTGGGAGAGGGGGTTCCATGGTTCCATGGACAGGGGCTGGGGGATGGAAGCGGGAGTCATGTCAGAGGGGAGGTGAGAGCTAGCTGCTTTTGAGCTGGTTTTCTGGTGTGagttctctccctgctcccccagaACCCCTGGAGGtgagaaacaaaacacagagggTGGACATGGCTGTGGAGTGGGCTGTGGGTGAGAGCACTGCTTGGGGCTGGCATCCCTGCCCCGCGAAGCGTCTCAATAAGTCCGCGCTCTCCTCTTTGGTGTCTTGCAGGAGAGGCAGCTTCCCCCCTTGGGTCCAACAAACCCGCGTGTGACGCTGGCCCCACCTTGGAACGGCCTGGCCCccccagccccccctcccccaccccggctGCAGATCACAGAGAACGGCGAGTTCCGAAACACCGCAGACCACTAGCCCACCCAGCCTCACAGACCTCCTTCCTCGTGCACCCCACCCCGGAACATCACCACCCACCAGGACTGGACATCACCGAGGGACAGCAGGATTGCCTCCCTTAGTGCCTCCTCGAGGCGCCCATCCGCCACCTCCACTGCACCATTTCTAGGAGGGAGAGTGGGACCCTGAGCTGCCCTCTTCACCCCCAGGGACCCTCACCCCAGGACACCACCTAcccacagaccccttcactccgGGGTGCTATCCCCACCCTCTGCCTCATAGTTCCCCTGAGCACTGGGGGACAGACCCTCACCCCCACACTGGGGGTGAGGCACCTCCAAACTTTCAACTTCAGGGTGATTTTTTAGCAGTAACCAGAGCTGACAATCTAACTCCCCTCCACCACCCCATTTTGGCCTCCCCTGTCCCCCTTGTTATGGGGAGGGGACCCCGGGTGAGGGGGCCCTATTACCCCTTGATTTCTCAGGAGCGTCTGGGGGGGCTCAGCACGCACAaactccttctcttctttccactCTTACATTTACTTTCCCCACCCAGAACCCAGATGGGGTGGAGGGGGCCACCGGGGCAGGGAGGGGGCGGCAAGGGGGGAATGGGAGTTGCCTCCCCTTCTTCCCACACCTGATCTGCTCTTGGCTGGTCCCAGAGCGGGGTGAGGGGGCTtatgcccccccctcccccagtgtgTTGGGTGGGGTGGAATTGAGGTTCGGATGAGGGGTTAGGGTTTAGGAGGCCATGTGTGTTGGGTTGTGGAGGACAGACTAGCTGATCTGCCTTACCCTGACACACAGCCAGCCCCCTACCCTTCCCTCTTTTGTCTCTACTCCCATGGGGAGGGGGGAACTTACTCTAGGAAAAGCCATGTCTCTCTCCCCCAGGGTGGGGGACCTGTGTTGGAGGATGGGTGTTTGGGGGCCCCCTTCCATGACTCTGTCCCCTGGGGGAGGTAGGACAGGGCTGGGCTTCCCTCTCACCCTCCCCCCTCAcccagtctccctccctcccgccaGCTCCATGATTTTTCGGTGTTTCTCTGTACATAGCTCTCTGGCGGGATAGGGGAGGTAGGATGGATGGGGTTTGGGGTGGGTAGGCCATGGAAGGGAGAAATCCCTCCTGGGTACCCCCTCTTCTCTGACTGCTGTCCCCTACCCAGCCTTGTCTCCTAACCCCTTCTTGCGTTTGGTATTGAGAATTCCTCCCAGACTCCAGACTCGACCTTTTGTATGGACAGCTCTCCTTCAGTCTTACCCCTCTACACACATCCACCCAGCCGGGGCCAAATTTATACTTATATAAAAGTTGTAAATATGTGAAATTTTATCCCGTTCCCTTTCCTCTGCTTACCCCACTTCAGGCCCTACCCtcgtacccccccccccctttggctGTTGTAATTATCTGGGGTTTGTACTGTACATAAcgggctgggggctgggaggcGACCCCTCTGTACAGAGCTTCCTGGCTCcctagccccacccctcacttcTCTCCCCACCCACCTACCTTAAGAGTACGAAGACCTTCTTCttactcatttttgtttgtttactcgtTCTCTTTACCGCCCCTACTCCCAGCCCCGCCCcctttctcccactcccagccccatttcctttttttctggagTGTGTGGTGAAACAGAAAAATCATGTTTAATAAACGGAGATTGTTCTTTTATCgctgggttgatttttttttttttattaagttttggtttttcgggacagggtttctctgtgtaacagccctggctgtcctggaactcgcgctgtagactaggctggcctcgaactcacagagatcctcctgcctctgcctccccgagcgctgggattaaaggcgtgcgccacctcgtCCAGCACTGGTCTGACTTTTTAGTCTGGAGTCCCGGGAACCACCTGAAGGGGTGACAGGAACTACTTTGGGGGAGAACGCGGCCAGTCTGCAAGCAGTACTACAGGGTCCCACCTAGTCAGGAGAACAGCATACACCGCAGcgtcctccccaccccactcccgctCTCCACCCGCCGCAGCACTCAACCCGCAGGCGCAGAGGCTGCGCACGGGCCCAAGCGAACACACAGTCTTTGCAAAACTTTGCAATACAGGCTTTAATCGTGAGGACGCGCCTctgggaaagggagggaaagagtcGGGGTCCTTAGCGAGTGTACGCTCCAGACCTCCGGCCTGGCTGCCCCGCGTGCACACTGAGGACAGCAGCACCTACCTCGCGCGGCGGCGGAAGACCCCCACGGCGCCGCCGAGCCCTGCACGCCCCTCACCACCCGGCGCCCGGACCTCCGCGGCTCCCGAGGCGACACTCGGCGGCGGCGCTCCGCAGCCGGCCGGCTCCCAGCCCCGCCCCCCGGCCGCACAGCCAATAAGAAGGGGGCTTGTAGGCTCCCGTCCTTCCATTGGGTGCGGCCTGGCTCCGCCCCGCGCGCTTGGCCGCAGCGGCGTCCGGCGGAGCGGCGGCAGCTTCCGGCCGACCAGGCGCAGTGGAGGCTGAGCAGCGGCCAGGCGGTCTCGCGTGCGGTGGGGGCGTGTCGGCGGGAAGGCGCGTGGCGGGAGCTTGCGGAGCCGGCCCGTGTGAGCACGGTGAGGCGGGGCGAGCGGCAGCCGAGGGCGGCCCGAGCCGGCGGGGTGGGGCGCAGTCCCCTCCTCGGCTTCCGCAGGGCCTGCGGGTAAACACCCTGGCTGGTGTCCCGTCGGTTTTCTTGGTGGGCGGAACTAATGCACAGAAACTGTCACTGAAGAATTTTCGAGTGTCGGCGGGGGGCAGCTTGAGACGGGGCTCCCGTCCCGATCCGGTGTGACTCCAGGCTCCTTCCTCCGCAGCCTTCGTTCCGCACAGAGTCCTACTGTTCCCGACCCCCTGGGATTTCTCTTCCCGAGGTGGCCATGGATGCTTCGACTCTGCCCCCCACACCCTCTTCTCCGAGGTGCAGCCCAGCCCCCCGGACAATCCACATTGAGTTCCCTCATCATAGCTCTTCGCTGCTGGAATCCCTGAACCGCCACAGGCTGGAGGGGAAGTTCTGTGATGTGTCCCTCCTGGTTCAGGGCCGGGAACTTAGGGCTCACAAAGCGGTGttggctgctgcttctccttaCTTCCATGACAAGCTGCTTTTGGGGGATGCGCCCCGACTCACTTTACCGAGTGTCATTGAGGCAGATGCCTTCGAGGGACTTCTGCAGCTCATTTACTCAGGGCGCCTCCGTCTGCCCCTGGATGCGCtccctgcccatctccttgtAGCCAGTGGCCTGCAGATGTGGCAGGTAGTAGATCAGTGCTCAGAGATTCTTCGAGAACTTGAAACCTCAGGTGGTGGGATATCAGCTGGTGGAGGAGCCTCCTACCACACACTTCTTTCCACAACATCTTCAGGAGGCTGGTGCATTCGCTCTTCCCCTTTCCAGAACCCAGCTCAGCCCTCTGCTTCTACAGAGAATTCTGCTTCTACTGAGAGCCCCGTCGGAGGGGAAGCGAGTGAACTAGAAGAAGTGTTACAGATTCAGgtgaaagaagaagaggaggaacaggggTCAGCAGCCCCACTCTTTCAGACTCCTCAACCTCAGAGAATATCAGGAGGGTTTTCCCAAGCTTGTGGATCACAACCACTGCCTACATCTGCTCTTCCCAGCAAGCCCCCAGAAGATGAGAGTTCAACCCTTGAGCCTCCTGCCCCTCCTGTACGAGCTCCCCAAGTCTTATATGTTAATCAGGAACCCCTTGAGTCTAAGGAGGAGACGTCAGGAGGTAGGACTCCGTCTGGAGGAGCGAAGGAGAAGACCAAAGCACTCTCTGGAGGGGACTCTGAGGGAAATGAGGAGCTAAGATACTTGCTGTCCTCAGGAGGAGGGGAAACATCTGGGGCAGGAGATCCATCCTGGAAACCAGTGGATCTTCATGGGAATGAAATCCTGTCAGGGGGTGGAGGACCTGGAGGATCAGGGCAAGCTGTGCATGGGCCTGTGAAGCTAGGAGGGACACCCCCTGCAGATGGAAAATGCTTTGGCTGCCTGTGTGGAAAACGGTTTGCAGTAAAGCCAAAACGAGACCGGCACATCATGTTGACCTTCAGCCTTCGCCCTTTTGGATGCGGCGTCTGTAATAAACGCTTCAAGTTGAAGCACCATCTGACTGAGCACATGAAGACCCATGCTAGAGCTCTGCATGCGTGTCCCCATTGTGGCCGTCGGTTTCGTGTCCATGCCTTTTACCTTCGCCACCGGGACTTGTGCAAGGGCCAGGGCTGGGCCACTGCCCACTGGACTTACAAATGACTGCTCATGCTCTGTACTGACTTCTAGGATAAGATAGGTACTGCTGCTGATGGAGTCTTACCTTTCCCCACCTCAGTCCTGGACTGTGTAGGCATTCCAAGAGATTATATATGTTATGAAACCCTTACTCTTGGCTATGGGCCTCACCCTGGTGTACTTGGAAGTTCAGGTTTCTCAGTCCAGCTATTTGTTAAGCAGACTGTAGGAAAGTCATACTTTTGATCACGTAACCTAAATGACCCTTTTTGTGTTGATAGCCCGTGAGGAAACCACTGACTTCATACAGGTTAGTGGGAGAAGAGCTGGGACAAAATGACCCAGTAACTTTGACTTCATCTTCCCCAGGAGGTCAGGGAGCTGGTGTCCAGCTACGGATGTGTTTGATTCAGAGCTCAAGTAATTGCCACACTAAGCTCTGAGCGTCCTCCCCCACACTGTCAGCCGCTCTGTTTCTATACTTCTTTTTGTTCCTTCTTTCTAGAAGCTTTTTAGGTTGTACTTTGCTTTCTCACCAGTAGACACCTTCCCAAGTATCCTGTTAAAAATGTACTTGAGTATGCGACAAGTATGGTagtgcacacacatttaatcccaccacttgggaggcaggggcagacagatctctgtgaactccAGACCAACCCGGGGAACATAGTTACCCAACAtgacaagtttcaggccagtcagggctacacagtgagacctggtcttaaaaaaaaaagtacttgagCACTTTAACGAATTGAGCATTTCATATGTGATTCCAAAGCCCCTAAGAGGCCCTTTCCTCAACAGCCTTTGCTCTTGTCTACCTTGGACCACCACTGACAACTTGCTTATGATCACAGTGACAAGTGTGACCAGTGAACTCAGGAGATGGCAACTGACCTAAAATGCTCTCAGGGTGGCACCATTGCTCTCCCTGAAGGAGAAGGACTCAGGGTTGAGACCACACACGGTGAATTGTGCAGAATAACTGTATGGTGAGACCATACTGCCTCCTTTCCCATCCCACCCACATTTGCTAGAAACAGCTCCTTTGTAGAGGTGGAGGGGTAGATACTAGAATGGAGGTGAAGGGAGATTTAAAGTCACTTCATTTCATTACTTAATAAACTCTTCCCTGAAATCTAAACTGACAGTAGCCTGGATTGAGTAATTTATGTGGAGGAGATAGATGTGAGAGCAGAGCTTCCGGAGAGGAGTGTGTTCCCTTTGCAGCAGTTAGGTTGATGGAAGAATGGATGGTTTCCCAGATACATCTCCGAGAACGCTGCCCTAGACTCAGGCCTGCCCCACTGCTGAGGAACCTCAGGTAAGTTCTTTATGTTTCAGAGTCTGAGCTGCTTCCATTTGTTTGAGACCTCACCTTACTATCtcgccagactggcctcaaactcatgacccttCTTCCCCAGCCTgttgaatactgggattacaagcacataccaccatgcctggtttatgccaCTTTTTGAAAGGGTTTCGGTCATATGTTATTTTCTGACATCTTGTATTATGCATGGTGTTGGATGGTACTTTGGTTTCGTCTACAGATACTTAGAACAGGTTTTCCCTCACTCAAAAAGTGTCTCAGTGAACAAGAGCACTCACCGCcaaaacatgaagacctgagttcagatcccagcacccacagaaaaagaGTCAGGTGTCAGGTTGACAGGAGGGTTCAGTAGGTGCCTGCTGATgaacctgataacctgagtttgctccccagaacccacacggtggaacaaaggaaccaacttctgcaagtcGTCCTCAGACCTTCACATGTAAGCcatagcacatgtgtgcacacacaaacacacaatttaaaaaagaaggaaaaatgagatTTTTGTGGCTAAGCAGGTGAATTCTAGCTTGGATTGATCAAACTCTCAAAAGAGATGGTCCATGGTCTTCTGCCCTTTGTAAGGAGAGTACATTGGGAAAGAAAGTAGTGAAGGTGTCTTGATTGACTGCAGTCCTACCCACCCACTTGGGTAGGTAGATTATATTAGATAGATAGCTGTATTCCTTGATGTCTTGGTTCCTTGGGTTGCAAGCATTGAAAGGTGGCTCTGGATGACCTTACTAAAATGAGAGTTTATAGAAGAATGGGAAGTGGCTCCTGGATTGGAAGGAAGGCACTAAGGAGCCCTGCCTTTGGAAGAAGTTCTTTCAGAGCTCATGGAGCAAGAATCCCTGGGCAAAGACCTTGAGCTCACAACATGTTATTGGGAGTGGTTGGTTGAGAACCCAGAGTGGTCTTGAATTCGCTCTGTACCGGAGGCCTCCTGTGAGTGGCCCTCTTCCCTctacttctgagtgctgagattatagggcACACTGCCACACCAGGGTCGTTcttggtggttttgttgttgtttgtggttttttgtttttagtgttggggattgaatcAGACTCACACTTGGAATTATGTGCCTCACAACTGAGCTACCAACCCAGCTGATTCTTGTTCCTGTGGCACTGGGCTGAAGATAAACTTCTCGGGAGAGGATTGGGGATGTAAGTTAGTGGtagatgcttgcctagcaagtacaaagGTTGGGTTTGACCTGAggtccacaaaataaaaaaaaatctcagtcagACTGTCAGGCTCATACCTACACTCTGGCTAGAGCACCTTGAAAACACATCAGTGTGACTAGAATCTTCATAGAAAAAATTAAGTCCTGAGGTAGAAGAGGGAAGGGTGTGTACAGGTCAGCCTGTAACAGCAGAGGCCCACTGGAAACAGTCTCCACCTGTAACCTGCCTTGGAAGCCTTAAAACCTCAGTATACATAGCACTTACCTGAGTATTCAGGAAACGTTGAGCCTGCCCTGGTACCACTATTCAGCCTGTCAATCTTGAGGCGGGGTCATTTCTGATCAAACTCCGTTTGTAGAGTAGGCTGGTCCAGAACCTATAGAGctttggcctctgcctcctgaacactgggattaaaggcatgtactaccatgcatGGCCCTCTTTAATCTTTATAATACTTAGTTATCCTATGAGACAAAATGTTTTTAGACATTGCCTGGCACTACAATATTCTTGAAGCTTTGTTATTTGAATCTGATGTCTTTGTGTTCTGGACACATCTTTGCTGAGCACCCTCCCTCCCCTCAAGCAATCTTACCTGTTAGTTActatataaaaattaaactggggctggagaggtagcccaGCAGTTAAagaacacttcctgctcttccagaggaccaggttcaattcccagtactcacatgatGGCtcgcaactgcctgtaactccagtcccaggggatccaacttcctcttctggcctcctaggggaccaggcatgcacatgtagacaaaacacttataaataaatgaaattttaaaaataaaaacataactacAGTTAGAGATTGAGATTGTTGTGCTGAGCTGAACATGGTgatgcaggaggagcaggaaaTCAAAGTCAGCTTCAACTACATGGAGAGTTTACAGAGAGCCTGGGCGGTATGACACTGTGTAAGAAAATAAAGATAGAAAACagactgttatgcccagatcccTTTTAAAAACATTAGCACCCTGAGAGACAATTGCTTCCATGAATAGTAACCTGGATAGTATCCCTAATGTTCTTCACAGCAAAAATAAAGAGGTCAAGTGACCCTTACCATCTTGAATCCTTAACCATTGTTGATATACaaggtatatatatttaaactctgtgtgtgtgtgtgtgcacacatacaaagaaGGCTCTGAATTTCCTTTCCCACTGTCCACTTGGGGCTCTGAGGCAGTCCACACTTTGTATTCGTGTGCTTCCCCAGTACTTCATGGCTGTAGTCATGATAGTGGCCTCAAGAATataggttttgattttgtttgatatttttttcaagatggggtttctctgtgtatccctgactgcctggaactaactctgtagaccaggctggcctcgaactcagagatccacctgactttgcctcccaagtggtgggattaacagagtgtgccaccactgcccagaggaAAGTAAGATTTTaattggggggttggggatttagctcagtggtagagcgcttgcctagcaagcgcaaggccctgggttcggtcctcagctctggaaaaaaaaagaaaaaaaaaaagattttaattggGCCTGTTTATTACTTGGAGGGGGTTTAAATAATTTTACAACATTTTTCTCCTGATACTTGCCTTTTTGGCATGTCATTACATTGTTAATTACCTCCAATTGAAGTTTGGGTAGAAGTCCCTCTGTTACACAATTAAATGAACTGTGtggagctggagatgtggctctgatgtagagtacttgcctagcacaggCCAAGGATTCTGTCCCAGCATCATAAACCAGTGTGGTGctgcatacctgtgatcccagcactccacatgtagaggcaggaggatcaagagtgagtttgagaccagcctgggctacatgagaccctgtctcaaaactaaaggCACTATGGAAATTTCCTTTGTATTGGAATCAAGATGCAAAAACAACGTGATTGAAGTACAGTTTGAGCTCAGAAAATACATCTGCCCATCAGTGTGCCATGAAGACTCGGCTTTAATTTGACGGCACAGGGCATATAAGAGGCACCTTGATTCAGACAGCTCTGAGTGTAAATTTTCCATATAAGCACTCTTTTGCCTTATAATTTTAGGTTAAAGCCACCAAGAAACATTACCATATCTGTAGCAAAAGCTAATTTCTAGAGCTGTCAGTGCTTGATAATGGTAGCTATATCAGTTAATTTTCTGTGGAGGAAGAGAACCGATGGGTATATGTATGCCTGTCCTCAGAGCCTTGAGGAATTGCTTTGAAGCTGTGGTAAGGGCACGACTGCAGTgtgcagggcaggcaggcagaatgCTTATGGCATCTTGAAGCAGAATTATCCCTTTTCCAGGAAATCGCTTTGCTCTTACAGCCTTTGGCTAAGTAGCCAAGGATCACCCCCTCCATGGAGGGTAATCTGTATGTAGCTAAGGATCACCCTCTCCATGGAGGGTAATCTGTGTGTACAGCCAGTTGACCTTAAGCGTTAGCCTCAAGACAATGTTACAGTGATATCTGGACCAGGGTGTACCTGAACAGCTGGGTACCACACACCTTGTCCAAGGTGACAGTCTTTCGTTACAAGAGGCATGTCCAGCCTCTGCTCTGAGCTCAAGTCAGAATGAAGGTTCAGCACCCCTAAGTCTGCTGGCTCTCTGAGTGATAAGGAAAGCCAGAATATTcggcttctcttttctttttaaacggttttcttttttattacatttgtttatgtgtgtatgcacatgtgtgcacacactgcttgcatgtggaggtcaggacagcatgcagagtcagctctctccttgtGCCATGTCAGTGCTGGAGCTCAGACTCAGGTTGTCCACcccagcagcaagcacctttgtccACTGAGGTGCCTTGGTGGGCTCTCCCTGTGTCTCCAGGAGCGTTAGTCATGGCAGCTATGCTGTATTGTACCTTCGTCCCTGTGCCAGGATGCATCACTTAAAGTGAGGACACACTAAAGGAAATGTGTTCTTTGGTGATCTTGCCATTGCATGAATGTTGCAGAACGCTTATGCAAACCTGAATGGTTTGTGGAATGTACCAGTATGAGAGCCTGTGTTGACTGAAGCATTTACATGGCACGTGGCTGTAACATATAAACATTGTGGAAACTATCTagcatttgttggtttgtttgtccCTAGAGTCCTGGCTGATCTCAAGCTCACTGTGTAACtggggatggccttgaactcctggtcctccacTGTGTGTATTCCGGCTCATACTCAACCTCAGATGGTGTGGTCCTTTTCTTGTagctgtgaccaaatgcctggcaaGAAGCCACCTGCAGGTttttctttggctcacagtttgaggagacACAGTCCATTGTGTTGGGCATCATGAGGCGGctgagagaggagaggtgggttCTGTAACTCCTTGTGCTCCACCCATACCAGGGGTGCTCTCCCATGTCAGGGACCTACCTGGAGAGCCTTAGACAGTCCATAGGTTTGTTTCCTGTGGCTCAAATCCTAATtgctcttaataataaaaacccagactcagatatcagggtgaaagctgaaagatgagagaagcagagcagcagccactagagacttcttacctctaggaatcttcagcctgaaagggctgagctcctgtctcctcccgccttatattcctctctccacccagccatatcacttcctgtctcctcctcccaagtgctgggatcaagggcatggatcacaagtgctgggattagaggtgtgtgccaccactgcctggcctctagtggctagctctgcactctgatctctaggcaagatttatttgttaaagcacaaacaaaatatcaccacagtttcccaggtgattctaaatcccatcaggTTGACTAGATTGTCACAGATGTGAAAGGAATTCTAGCATATTCCATGACACTGAGCCATTGAGACACTATGCTAAAGGAAATGGCCAACCACTGAAGGACAGGTGATTTTCTTTTGCAACTGGCATAGTGACAAATGTCTTTGAATGTGTGCAGCTCCACTTATGTGAAGAGCTGTGGGGTTTATGTAAACTCCTGGAGACTAAGTGGTGTGCATGCCAGCAGCTGGAGGGGAGCGTGAGGGCTGTTGGCTCATAGATGTGTGGCTTCTGTTTGGGCAGAGGACAACGTTCTAGAGGTGGATGGATGGTAGTAATAATATCATAGCAGTGTGAACATGCTTAATGTCAAAACTGTacacagaaaaatggataaaaatgGTAAAACTTCATTAgctggaactaaaaaaaaaaaaaaaaagagcccccaATGAATGAGTAGATGAAGGGATTGAACATCAGTGGCTGATACATCACAAAAAGACAAGCAGACATTATGTTCCACTTACAGAAAATGCCACCACCGCATATGAGTTAGTCTTACCAAAAATATCCACATTGAATATAATGAAGCCTTGAGAGCTAACTGATGCACAGAAAATGTCTAGGGCAGGGAAGCATGTTCAGTCGACCAGCAAAGCTGAAACTAAGGACAGGCAgctcagcttgacacacaaaagTACTTTGCAAGAGGAGAAAGAATGAATTTAAAAGGATTTTAGTGGcggggcatg containing:
- the Zbtb9 gene encoding zinc finger and BTB domain-containing protein 9, translated to MDASTLPPTPSSPRCSPAPRTIHIEFPHHSSSLLESLNRHRLEGKFCDVSLLVQGRELRAHKAVLAAASPYFHDKLLLGDAPRLTLPSVIEADAFEGLLQLIYSGRLRLPLDALPAHLLVASGLQMWQVVDQCSEILRELETSGGGISAGGGASYHTLLSTTSSGGWCIRSSPFQNPAQPSASTENSASTESPVGGEASELEEVLQIQVKEEEEEQGSAAPLFQTPQPQRISGGFSQACGSQPLPTSALPSKPPEDESSTLEPPAPPVRAPQVLYVNQEPLESKEETSGGRTPSGGAKEKTKALSGGDSEGNEELRYLLSSGGGETSGAGDPSWKPVDLHGNEILSGGGGPGGSGQAVHGPVKLGGTPPADGKCFGCLCGKRFAVKPKRDRHIMLTFSLRPFGCGVCNKRFKLKHHLTEHMKTHARALHACPHCGRRFRVHAFYLRHRDLCKGQGWATAHWTYK